Proteins encoded together in one Manis pentadactyla isolate mManPen7 chromosome 6, mManPen7.hap1, whole genome shotgun sequence window:
- the TXNDC2 gene encoding thioredoxin domain-containing protein 2 — MLPKQDTPAKNIPPKQGDSPSSSTKPVLPKLGNILKVSAKTILPKWSNIPKSSEETVQPKEGGTPKSSEEAIQPIEGNIPKLAEEAMELLDVDMIKVILSKEDFELALKEAGEKLVVVDVSATWCGPCGTIKPLFRSLSVKHEDVVFLEVDVDDCEELVKDLEIICIPTFQFYKKEEKVGEICGALKEKLEAIIAELK, encoded by the coding sequence ATGTTGCCCAAGCAGGACACCCCAGCAAAAAACATCCCACCCAAGCAGGGGGACAGTCCCAGTTCCTCAACAAAACCTGTGCTGCCCAAGCTGGGCAACATCCTTAAGGTGTCAGCAAAAACCATTCTGCCTAAGTGGAGCAACATCCCCAAGTCGTCAGAAGAAACTGTGCAGCCCAAAGAAGGTGGCACCCCCAAGTCCTCAGAAGAAGCTATACAGCCCATAGAAGGCAATATCCCAAAGCTGGCAGAAGAAGCAATGGAGCTCCTAGATGTGGACATGATAAAAGTGATCCTGAGCAAGGAGGACTTTGAACTGGCACTCAAGGAGGCTGGGGAGAAGCTGGTGGTTGTGGATGTCTCAGCCACATGGTGTGGGCCTTGCGGGACCATCAAGCCCCTTTTCCGTTCCCTGTCTGTGAAGCATGAGGATGTGGTGTTCCTGGAGGTAGACGTGGATGATTGCGAGGAGCTGGTGAAAGACCTTGAGATCATCTGCATCCCAACCTTTCAgttttataaaaaagaagaaaaggtgggTGAAATTTGTGGTGCCCTTAAGGAAAAACTTGAAGCAATCATTGCAGAATTAAAGTAA